From Buchnera aphidicola (Periphyllus lyropictus), a single genomic window includes:
- a CDS encoding signal peptidase II, translated as MKKIYFKIKIVNFILLIFFLDYYTKFFIKNNFKKNQIIIVNFFLNILYKKNYGLVFEIFSKQITLNKSILYVTNSILFIITILVIYITFKKKNIYKNSFILFSSGSVGNIFERIKNGYITDFIDLHYKNFHFFIFNISDIFITLGFILFFLENM; from the coding sequence ATGAAAAAAATATATTTTAAAATAAAAATAGTTAATTTTATATTATTAATATTTTTTTTAGATTATTATACTAAATTTTTTATAAAAAATAACTTTAAAAAAAATCAAATAATAATTGTTAATTTCTTTTTAAATATTTTATATAAAAAAAATTATGGACTAGTATTTGAAATATTTTCAAAACAAATAACTTTAAATAAAAGTATTCTATATGTTACGAATTCAATTTTATTTATTATAACTATTTTAGTTATATATATTACATTTAAAAAAAAAAATATATATAAAAACTCATTTATTTTATTTTCTTCAGGATCTGTAGGAAATATTTTTGAAAGAATTAAAAATGGATATATAACAGATTTTATTGATTTACATTATAAAAATTTTCATTTTTTCATATTTAATATTTCTGACATTTTTATTACATTAGGTTTTATTTTATTTTTTTTAGAAAATATGTAA
- the dapB gene encoding 4-hydroxy-tetrahydrodipicolinate reductase, with protein MNKKKIKIAISGAFGKMGKCLIKESKKFNKIDLSLLIIRKKEKKKNNIYKKYIKNNNIIKNSIKNNKNFDILIDFTTPKNTMKNLDFCYKNNKKIIIGTTGLSKKNYSYIKKKSKKISILYSSNFSIGINLMLKLLKITTKKIGKISDIEISEAHHRHKIDSPSGTALTLGKKIAKNMNWDFNKVSVLNRNKKNYKRKKKEIGFTSIRAGEIIGNHSVIFAGLGETLTIKHQAFNRKTFAQGAIKAAIWIKNKKNGLFNMEDVLKK; from the coding sequence ATGAATAAAAAAAAAATAAAAATTGCCATTTCCGGAGCATTCGGAAAAATGGGAAAATGTTTAATTAAAGAATCAAAAAAATTTAATAAAATTGATTTAAGTTTATTAATTATAAGAAAAAAAGAAAAAAAGAAAAATAATATATATAAAAAATATATAAAAAATAATAATATTATTAAAAATAGCATAAAAAATAACAAAAATTTTGATATATTAATAGACTTTACAACTCCTAAAAATACTATGAAAAATTTAGATTTTTGTTATAAAAATAATAAAAAAATTATTATTGGAACTACAGGATTATCAAAAAAAAATTATTCTTATATTAAAAAAAAATCAAAAAAAATAAGCATATTATATTCCTCAAATTTTAGTATAGGAATTAACTTAATGTTAAAATTACTTAAAATAACAACTAAAAAAATAGGAAAAATATCAGATATTGAAATATCAGAAGCACATCATAGACATAAAATTGATTCACCTTCAGGAACTGCTTTAACTTTAGGAAAAAAAATAGCAAAAAATATGAACTGGGATTTTAATAAAGTTAGTGTATTAAATAGAAATAAAAAAAATTATAAAAGAAAAAAAAAAGAAATAGGATTTACAAGCATTAGAGCTGGAGAAATTATTGGAAATCACTCAGTAATTTTTGCAGGATTGGGAGAAACACTAACAATAAAACATCAAGCTTTTAATAGAAAAACTTTTGCTCAAGGAGCAATTAAAGCTGCAATTTGGATAAAAAATAAAAAAAATGGATTATTTAATATGGAAGATGTTCTTAAAAAATAA